The following proteins come from a genomic window of Denitromonas sp.:
- a CDS encoding rod shape-determining protein, with translation MFGFLRSYFSNDLAIDLGTANTLIYVRAKGIVLDEPSVVAIRTEGGPNAKKTIQAVGHAAKQMLGKTPGNITAIRPMKDGVIADFVVTEQMIKQFIKRVHDTRLFSPSPRIIVCVPCGSTQVERRAIRDAALAAGASQVYLIEEPMAAAIGAGLPVADATGSMVVDIGGGTTEVGVISLGGMVYSGSVRVGGDKFDDAIVNYIRRNYGMLIGDTTAENIKKEIGSAFPGSEVKEMEVKGRNLAEGIPRSFTISSNEILEALNEPLNQIVSAVKIALEQTPPELGADIAERGMVLTGGGALLRDLDRLLMEETGLPVIVAEDPLTCVARGSGMALEKMDKLGSIFTSE, from the coding sequence ATGTTCGGTTTTCTGCGCTCTTACTTTTCCAACGATCTGGCCATCGACCTGGGTACCGCCAATACCCTGATCTACGTGCGGGCCAAAGGCATCGTGCTCGACGAACCCTCGGTGGTGGCGATCCGCACCGAAGGCGGGCCCAACGCCAAGAAGACGATCCAGGCGGTCGGCCACGCGGCCAAGCAAATGCTCGGCAAGACGCCTGGCAACATCACCGCCATCCGGCCAATGAAAGACGGCGTGATCGCCGACTTTGTCGTCACCGAGCAGATGATCAAGCAGTTCATCAAGCGGGTGCACGACACGCGCCTGTTCTCGCCGTCCCCGCGCATCATCGTCTGCGTGCCCTGCGGCTCGACCCAGGTCGAGCGGCGCGCCATCCGTGACGCAGCCCTCGCGGCCGGCGCCAGCCAGGTGTACCTCATCGAAGAGCCGATGGCCGCGGCCATCGGCGCCGGCCTGCCGGTGGCTGACGCAACCGGTTCGATGGTGGTCGATATCGGTGGCGGTACCACCGAGGTAGGCGTCATTTCCCTGGGCGGCATGGTGTATTCCGGCTCGGTGCGGGTTGGCGGCGACAAGTTCGACGACGCCATCGTCAATTACATCCGCCGCAACTACGGCATGCTGATCGGCGACACCACGGCCGAGAACATCAAGAAGGAAATCGGCTCCGCCTTCCCCGGCTCCGAAGTGAAAGAGATGGAAGTCAAGGGCCGCAACCTGGCCGAGGGCATCCCGCGCAGCTTCACCATTTCGTCCAACGAGATCCTCGAAGCGCTCAATGAACCGCTCAACCAGATCGTCTCGGCGGTCAAGATCGCGCTCGAACAGACCCCGCCCGAACTCGGTGCCGACATTGCCGAGCGCGGCATGGTGCTGACCGGCGGCGGCGCGCTGCTGCGCGACCTCGACCGTCTGCTGATGGAAGAGACCGGCCTGCCGGTGATCGTGGCCGAAGACCCGCTCACCTGCGTGGCGCGCGGCTCCGGCATGGCGCTTGAAAAGATGGACAAGCTGGGCTCCATCTTTACCTCTGAATGA
- the gatC gene encoding Asp-tRNA(Asn)/Glu-tRNA(Gln) amidotransferase subunit GatC: MSLSIDEVRHIARLARIELGEGEAQDTLDKLNNIFGLIEQMQAVDTSQVEPMSHPQDVAQRLRDDVVTESDRRDAYQRVAPQVEAGLYLVPKVIE, from the coding sequence ATGTCTCTGTCCATCGACGAGGTTCGTCACATTGCGCGGCTGGCCCGCATCGAGCTGGGCGAAGGCGAGGCGCAGGACACCCTCGACAAACTGAACAACATCTTCGGCCTGATCGAGCAGATGCAGGCCGTCGACACTTCCCAGGTCGAACCCATGTCGCATCCGCAGGACGTCGCCCAGCGCCTGCGCGACGACGTTGTCACCGAATCCGACCGCCGCGACGCCTACCAGCGCGTGGCCCCGCAGGTCGAAGCCGGGCTGTACCTGGTCCCCAAAGTCATCGAGTAA
- the gatA gene encoding Asp-tRNA(Asn)/Glu-tRNA(Gln) amidotransferase subunit GatA: MIEASLKDLAAALRAGTLSSVELTTLFLDRIDALNPTLNAFITVDRDGALTAARAADARIAAGTAGPLTGIPLAHKDVFCTEGVRTTCASKMLADFISPYDAHVVSQLKAAGAVMLGKTNMDEYAMGSSNENSHFGAAKNPWDATRVPGGSSGGSAVAVAARMAPMATGTDTGGSVRQPAALTGVTGIKPTYGVVSRYGMIAYASSLDQGGAFGRSAEDCALLLSAMAGFDPRDSTSVERDTEDYTRDLGKPLAGLRIGLPKEFFAEGMDDDVRTAIDAALDQYRQLGATTVEVSLPNAKLAIPAYYVIAPAEASSNLSRFDGVRYGHRAAEYGDLADMYGKSRAQGFGAEVKRRILVGTYVLSHGYYDAYYLQAQKLRRLIAEDFAAAFTHCDVIAGPTSPTVAWPIGEKSDDPVQMYLQDIYTIAVNLAGLPGLSLPCGTGANDLPVGLQLIGNYFDEARLLNVAHGFQQATDWHRRTPAVG, encoded by the coding sequence ATGATCGAAGCCAGTCTCAAAGACCTCGCGGCCGCCCTGCGCGCCGGGACGCTCTCCAGCGTCGAACTCACCACGCTCTTTCTCGACCGCATCGACGCGCTCAACCCGACGCTCAACGCCTTCATCACGGTTGACCGTGACGGCGCGCTGACGGCCGCCCGCGCCGCCGATGCCCGCATCGCTGCCGGCACCGCCGGGCCGCTCACCGGCATCCCGCTGGCGCACAAGGACGTGTTCTGCACCGAGGGCGTGCGCACCACCTGCGCCTCCAAAATGCTGGCCGACTTCATCAGCCCCTACGACGCCCATGTGGTCAGCCAGCTCAAGGCCGCCGGCGCGGTAATGCTCGGCAAGACCAACATGGACGAATACGCGATGGGCTCGTCCAACGAGAACTCGCATTTCGGCGCTGCCAAAAACCCCTGGGACGCGACCCGCGTGCCCGGCGGCTCCTCGGGCGGCTCGGCCGTGGCCGTGGCCGCGCGCATGGCGCCGATGGCCACCGGCACCGACACCGGCGGCTCGGTCCGCCAGCCGGCCGCGCTCACCGGCGTGACCGGCATCAAGCCGACCTACGGCGTGGTCAGCCGCTACGGCATGATCGCTTACGCTTCCTCGCTCGATCAGGGCGGCGCCTTTGGCCGCTCGGCCGAAGACTGCGCGCTGCTGCTCTCGGCCATGGCCGGCTTTGATCCGCGCGACTCAACCAGTGTCGAGCGCGACACCGAGGACTACACCCGCGATCTGGGCAAGCCACTGGCCGGCCTGCGCATCGGCCTGCCCAAAGAATTTTTCGCCGAGGGCATGGACGACGATGTGCGCACCGCCATCGACGCCGCGCTCGATCAGTACCGCCAACTCGGCGCCACCACGGTCGAAGTCAGCCTGCCCAACGCCAAGCTGGCGATCCCCGCCTATTACGTGATCGCCCCGGCCGAGGCCAGCTCCAACCTGTCGCGCTTTGACGGCGTGCGCTACGGCCACCGTGCCGCCGAGTACGGCGATCTGGCCGACATGTACGGCAAGAGCCGCGCCCAGGGCTTCGGAGCCGAGGTCAAGCGCCGCATCCTGGTCGGCACCTATGTGCTCTCGCACGGCTACTACGACGCCTACTATTTGCAGGCGCAGAAGCTGCGCCGCCTGATCGCCGAAGACTTCGCCGCCGCCTTCACCCACTGCGACGTCATCGCCGGCCCGACCAGCCCCACCGTGGCCTGGCCGATCGGCGAGAAGAGCGATGATCCGGTGCAGATGTACCTGCAGGACATCTACACCATCGCCGTCAACCTCGCCGGCCTGCCCGGCCTGTCGCTGCCCTGCGGCACCGGCGCGAACGACCTGCCCGTCGGCCTGCAGCTGATCGGCAACTATTTCGACGAAGCCCGCCTGCTCAACGTGGCACACGGCTTCCAGCAGGCCACCGACTGGCACCGGCGCACGCCGGCGGTGGGCTGA
- the gatB gene encoding Asp-tRNA(Asn)/Glu-tRNA(Gln) amidotransferase subunit GatB gives MSRQNWEVVIGLEIHAQLNTASKIFSGASTAFGAEANAQASAVDIALPGVLPVLNKGAVERAIRFGLAIDAEVARKSVFARKNYFYPDLPKGYQISQFELPVVVGGQVTVRVGEGLSGENRAYDKTIRLTRAHLEEDAGKSLHEDFHGMSGIDLNRAGTPLLEIVSEPDMRSSAEAVAYARALHTLVRWIDICDGNMQEGSFRCDANVSVRRPGEPLGTRREIKNLNSFRFLQQAIDYEIQWQIDTIEDGGKIQQATVLFDPDTGETRMMRSKEDAHDYRYFPDPDLLPLVISEDWIARTRAAMPELPAAMRTRFEADWGLSAYDAVTLTASRDTAAFFEAAVAAAGAALAKPCANWIMGELAARLNKAERDITDSPVSPAQLAALVGRIADGTISNNAGKKVFDALWNEPDSVVDAIIEAQGLKQMNDSGALDAIVDEVLAANPKSVEEFRAGKEKALNALVGQVMKASRGKANPTQVNEVLRRKLGA, from the coding sequence ATGAGCCGACAGAATTGGGAAGTCGTCATCGGGCTGGAGATTCATGCCCAGCTCAACACCGCGTCCAAGATTTTCTCGGGCGCCAGCACCGCCTTCGGGGCCGAGGCCAATGCCCAGGCCAGCGCCGTGGACATCGCCCTGCCCGGCGTGCTGCCGGTACTCAACAAGGGGGCAGTCGAGCGCGCCATCCGCTTCGGCCTGGCGATTGACGCCGAGGTGGCCCGCAAGAGCGTCTTCGCGCGCAAGAACTACTTCTACCCCGACCTGCCCAAGGGCTACCAGATCAGCCAGTTCGAGCTGCCGGTGGTGGTCGGCGGCCAGGTCACGGTGCGCGTCGGCGAGGGCCTCAGTGGCGAAAATCGCGCCTACGACAAGACCATCCGCCTGACCCGCGCCCATCTCGAAGAAGACGCCGGCAAGAGCCTGCATGAAGATTTCCACGGCATGAGCGGCATCGACCTCAACCGCGCCGGCACGCCCCTGCTTGAGATCGTCTCCGAACCCGACATGCGCTCCTCGGCCGAAGCGGTGGCCTACGCCCGCGCCCTGCACACCCTGGTGCGCTGGATCGACATCTGCGACGGCAACATGCAGGAAGGCTCTTTCCGCTGCGACGCCAACGTGTCGGTGCGCCGCCCGGGCGAGCCGCTGGGCACGCGCCGCGAGATCAAGAACCTCAACTCCTTCCGCTTTCTGCAGCAGGCCATCGACTACGAGATCCAGTGGCAGATCGACACCATCGAGGACGGCGGCAAGATCCAGCAGGCCACCGTGCTGTTCGACCCGGACACCGGCGAGACGCGCATGATGCGCTCCAAGGAAGACGCCCACGACTACCGCTACTTCCCCGACCCCGATCTGCTGCCGCTGGTGATCAGCGAGGACTGGATCGCGCGCACCCGCGCCGCCATGCCCGAACTGCCCGCCGCCATGCGCACCCGCTTCGAGGCCGACTGGGGCCTGTCGGCCTATGACGCGGTCACCCTCACCGCCAGCCGCGACACCGCCGCCTTCTTCGAGGCCGCCGTGGCCGCCGCCGGCGCCGCGCTCGCCAAGCCCTGCGCCAACTGGATCATGGGCGAGCTGGCCGCACGCCTCAACAAGGCCGAGCGCGACATCACCGACTCGCCGGTCAGCCCCGCGCAACTGGCCGCGCTGGTGGGCCGCATCGCCGACGGCACCATCTCGAACAACGCGGGCAAGAAGGTCTTCGATGCCCTCTGGAACGAACCCGACAGCGTGGTCGACGCCATCATCGAGGCCCAGGGCCTCAAGCAGATGAACGACAGCGGCGCGCTCGACGCCATCGTGGACGAGGTCCTGGCCGCCAACCCCAAATCGGTCGAAGAATTCCGCGCCGGCAAGGAAAAAGCGCTCAACGCCCTGGTCGGGCAGGTGATGAAGGCCTCGCGCGGCAAGGCCAACCCCACCCAGGTCAACGAGGTGTTGCGCCGCAAGCTCGGCGCCTGA
- a CDS encoding DUF3617 domain-containing protein — protein MRLLCCSAMLLALATAPALANTDIPKRKPGLWEHAMQMDQLPGYTHRAQVCVGENLDDLARHEAAGRCDKTHIVRVDDRVLIESVCQADGSKVTTKGSFSGDFASRYAGQLTSTFAPPLNGMASTRMRMEAKWLGPCRPGQKVGDVILPDLPQGMGGIDLNKMMQNLPKLPAR, from the coding sequence ATGCGCCTCCTTTGCTGCAGCGCCATGCTGCTTGCCCTCGCCACCGCCCCCGCGCTGGCCAACACCGACATCCCCAAGCGCAAGCCCGGCCTGTGGGAGCACGCCATGCAGATGGACCAGCTGCCCGGCTATACCCACCGTGCGCAGGTCTGCGTCGGCGAGAATCTCGACGACCTGGCCCGCCATGAGGCCGCCGGCCGCTGCGACAAGACCCACATCGTGCGTGTGGACGACCGCGTGCTGATCGAATCCGTGTGCCAGGCCGACGGCAGCAAGGTCACCACCAAAGGCAGCTTCAGCGGCGACTTCGCCAGCCGCTACGCCGGCCAGCTCACCAGCACCTTCGCCCCGCCGCTCAACGGCATGGCCAGCACCCGCATGCGCATGGAGGCCAAATGGCTCGGCCCCTGCCGCCCCGGCCAGAAGGTCGGCGACGTGATCCTGCCCGATCTGCCCCAGGGCATGGGCGGCATCGATCTGAACAAGATGATGCAGAACCTGCCCAAGCTGCCGGCCCGATGA
- a CDS encoding DUF1499 domain-containing protein: MTLTHTAAATAWQSCSGPPVADAAHELLPCGDRPNCVSTEHPAAERRITPPTGIAIDALRQAALAEPRSQIVAEGPHWFIAHFRSRLFGFVDEAHFILRPDGQLAARSGACSGYSDFGVNRARLERIFTRLSGPNRLE; encoded by the coding sequence ATGACCCTGACCCACACGGCCGCCGCCACCGCCTGGCAAAGCTGCAGCGGCCCACCCGTGGCCGATGCCGCGCACGAACTGCTGCCCTGCGGTGATCGGCCCAACTGTGTGTCCACCGAGCACCCGGCCGCCGAACGGCGCATCACGCCCCCGACCGGCATCGCCATCGACGCCCTGCGCCAGGCCGCCCTGGCCGAACCACGCAGCCAGATCGTCGCCGAGGGCCCGCACTGGTTCATCGCGCATTTCCGCTCGCGCCTGTTCGGCTTCGTTGACGAGGCCCATTTCATCCTGCGCCCCGACGGCCAGCTCGCCGCACGCAGCGGCGCATGCAGCGGCTACTCCGATTTCGGCGTCAACCGCGCCCGTCTGGAACGCATCTTCACACGGCTTTCCGGCCCGAACCGCCTAGAATAG
- a CDS encoding class II glutamine amidotransferase: MCQLLGMNCNVPTDICFSFTGFQARGGLTDIHQDGWGIAFFEGRGCRVFLDPRPSIESPVAELVRSYAIRSLNVIAHIRKATHGDINLENTHPFMRELWGQYWLFAHNGDLKTYDPPSDGRFRPVGSTDSERAFCQILNTLAERYPDGPPPVAELHETLRQLATGIGAFGEFNFLLSNGDTLFAHCASRLSYIVRQAPFAEAHLTDQDVTIDFNEVTTPKDRVAVIATTPLTDNEQWQRIPPGTLLTFRDGAPLDMQNCVTRPFFRPETAPGS; the protein is encoded by the coding sequence ATGTGCCAGCTCCTAGGCATGAACTGCAACGTACCGACGGACATCTGTTTTTCGTTCACCGGCTTCCAGGCCCGTGGCGGCCTGACCGACATCCACCAGGACGGCTGGGGCATTGCCTTCTTCGAGGGTCGCGGCTGCCGGGTCTTTCTCGACCCGCGCCCGAGCATCGAATCACCCGTCGCCGAGCTGGTGCGCAGCTACGCGATCCGCTCGCTGAACGTCATCGCCCACATCCGCAAGGCCACGCACGGCGACATCAACCTCGAGAACACCCACCCCTTCATGCGCGAGCTATGGGGGCAGTACTGGCTGTTCGCCCACAACGGCGACCTGAAAACCTACGACCCGCCCAGCGACGGGCGTTTCCGCCCGGTTGGCAGCACCGACTCCGAACGCGCCTTCTGCCAGATCCTCAACACCCTGGCCGAGCGCTACCCCGACGGGCCGCCGCCGGTGGCCGAACTGCACGAGACGCTGCGCCAGCTGGCCACCGGGATCGGCGCCTTCGGCGAGTTCAACTTCCTGCTCTCCAATGGCGACACGCTGTTTGCGCACTGTGCCTCGCGGCTGAGCTACATCGTTCGGCAGGCGCCCTTTGCCGAAGCGCATCTGACCGACCAGGACGTGACCATCGACTTCAACGAGGTCACCACGCCGAAAGACCGGGTGGCCGTCATCGCCACCACGCCGCTGACCGACAACGAGCAATGGCAGCGCATCCCGCCCGGCACGCTGCTGACCTTCCGCGACGGCGCCCCACTCGATATGCAAAATTGCGTGACACGCCCCTTTTTCCGGCCCGAAACCGCACCGGGTTCGTGA
- a CDS encoding HIT family protein — MDCPLCHPEAERVLWRDERCRVIRVTDAQYGGYCRVIWQAHVAEMTDLSAQDRAHLMHIVFATEAAMRQSFAPAKINLASLGNMVPHLHWHVIARFTDDAHFPDPIWATARRAVVPGPEVSDTQLAMALSERIGLTDD; from the coding sequence ATGGACTGTCCGCTGTGCCACCCTGAGGCCGAGCGTGTGCTGTGGCGCGACGAGCGCTGCCGCGTCATTCGCGTCACCGACGCGCAGTACGGCGGCTACTGCCGGGTGATCTGGCAGGCGCATGTGGCCGAGATGACCGACCTGTCGGCGCAGGACCGGGCACATCTGATGCACATCGTCTTTGCCACCGAAGCGGCCATGCGCCAGAGCTTCGCACCGGCCAAGATCAACCTCGCCAGCCTGGGCAACATGGTGCCGCACCTGCACTGGCATGTGATCGCCCGCTTCACGGACGACGCGCACTTTCCCGACCCCATCTGGGCCACCGCCCGGCGGGCCGTCGTCCCGGGGCCGGAGGTCAGCGACACGCAACTGGCCATGGCACTGAGCGAACGGATTGGCCTAACGGATGATTGA
- the phoR gene encoding phosphate regulon sensor histidine kinase PhoR produces MASAGGITIHTARYVWTALASSLALIAALAIPFAVLVSPLLGSLIALVGLLVMMCRHHAYLARLVRWTQQPVGQSLPQASGVWDLVYSDINRNVRQASAERAKLGAELDRFRDASQAMPDGVMYLSLTGSIEWINRRAAEDLGLDPKRDRGTPITNLVRQPDFVHYLESGDYNEPFLFHPVRRRGAALLVQVITFGDGRRMIISRDVTQIEKLETMRRDFVANVSHELRTPLTVVSGFIETVLDGLEDVPHAELQRYLTMAHEQAARMQRLIQDLLVLSALETGAPQPVEDVVDAAGLVREVARETEALSAGRHQVTVEAQDLCRIQGSAKELHSAFANLASNAIRYTPAGGKVHLRWQLLASGAGEFCVEDDGIGIAPEHIPRLTERFYRVDRGRSRETGGTGLGLAIVKHVLTRHQAELKVVSTPGEGSCFCAVLPARRILPASVDDADD; encoded by the coding sequence ATCGCGTCTGCCGGAGGAATCACGATTCACACTGCGCGTTATGTCTGGACCGCCCTGGCCAGCTCGCTGGCGCTGATCGCCGCGCTGGCCATCCCTTTTGCCGTCCTCGTCTCGCCCCTGCTGGGCAGCCTCATCGCGCTGGTCGGATTGCTGGTGATGATGTGTCGTCACCACGCCTATCTGGCGCGCCTGGTCCGCTGGACCCAGCAACCGGTCGGCCAGTCCCTGCCGCAAGCCAGCGGCGTGTGGGATCTGGTCTATTCCGACATCAACCGCAACGTGCGCCAGGCCAGTGCCGAACGGGCCAAGCTCGGCGCCGAGCTCGACCGGTTCCGCGACGCCAGCCAGGCCATGCCCGACGGCGTCATGTACCTGTCGCTCACCGGCAGCATCGAGTGGATCAACCGGCGTGCGGCCGAGGACCTCGGCCTCGACCCGAAGCGCGATCGCGGCACGCCGATTACCAACCTGGTGCGCCAGCCCGATTTCGTGCACTACCTCGAGTCCGGCGACTACAACGAGCCCTTCCTGTTTCATCCGGTCCGGCGCCGCGGTGCGGCCCTGCTGGTGCAGGTGATCACCTTCGGTGACGGTCGCCGCATGATCATCTCGCGCGATGTGACCCAGATCGAAAAACTCGAAACCATGCGGCGGGATTTCGTGGCCAATGTGTCGCATGAACTGCGCACGCCGCTGACCGTGGTCTCCGGCTTCATCGAGACGGTGCTCGATGGCCTCGAGGATGTGCCGCATGCGGAGCTGCAGCGCTATCTGACGATGGCGCATGAACAGGCCGCTCGCATGCAGCGGCTGATCCAGGATCTGCTGGTGCTCTCGGCGCTGGAAACCGGCGCGCCGCAACCGGTGGAGGATGTGGTCGATGCCGCGGGGCTGGTGCGCGAGGTCGCGCGCGAGACCGAGGCCTTGTCGGCCGGGCGCCACCAGGTCACGGTGGAGGCGCAGGATCTGTGCCGCATCCAGGGCAGCGCCAAGGAGTTGCACAGCGCGTTCGCCAACCTGGCCAGCAACGCCATCCGCTACACACCCGCCGGCGGCAAGGTGCATCTGCGCTGGCAGCTGCTCGCGTCGGGCGCAGGCGAGTTCTGTGTCGAGGATGACGGCATCGGTATTGCACCAGAGCACATTCCGCGGTTGACCGAGCGCTTCTACCGTGTCGACCGGGGGCGTTCGCGCGAAACCGGCGGCACCGGCCTGGGCCTGGCCATCGTCAAGCATGTGCTGACCCGGCATCAGGCCGAACTGAAGGTGGTCAGCACGCCGGGCGAGGGGAGCTGCTTTTGCGCCGTGCTGCCGGCGCGGCGCATTCTGCCGGCGTCGGTCGACGACGCCGACGATTGA
- the phoB gene encoding phosphate regulon transcriptional regulator PhoB: MSANILVVEDEPAIQELIAANLGRAGHHVIRAADAESAQRIVREALPDLILLDWMLPGMPGIDLARRLRAEERTRDIPLIMLTARGEEQDKVQGLETGADDYITKPFSPRELVARIKAVLRRRAPQATEDPVVIGGLHLDPATHRVSAGEARIALGPTEFRLLHFLMTHPERVHSRTQLLDQVWGDHVFVEERTVDVHIRRLRCALEPTAHDRLIQTVRGSGYRLSAQPDEDTAVR; the protein is encoded by the coding sequence ATGTCCGCCAATATTCTCGTTGTTGAAGACGAGCCCGCGATTCAGGAACTCATCGCGGCCAACCTCGGCCGTGCCGGTCACCATGTGATCCGCGCGGCCGACGCCGAGTCCGCCCAGCGCATCGTGCGCGAGGCGCTGCCCGACCTGATCCTGCTCGACTGGATGCTGCCCGGCATGCCTGGCATCGACCTGGCGCGCCGCCTGCGTGCGGAGGAGCGTACGCGCGACATTCCGCTGATCATGCTGACGGCGCGGGGCGAAGAGCAAGACAAGGTGCAGGGCCTGGAAACCGGCGCCGACGACTACATCACCAAGCCTTTCAGCCCGCGCGAGCTGGTGGCCCGCATCAAGGCGGTGCTGCGTCGCCGCGCCCCGCAGGCAACGGAAGACCCGGTGGTCATCGGCGGGCTGCACCTGGACCCGGCCACCCACCGGGTGTCGGCGGGCGAGGCCCGGATTGCGCTCGGGCCGACCGAATTCCGCCTGCTGCACTTCCTGATGACCCATCCCGAGCGTGTGCATTCGCGCACCCAGTTGCTCGACCAGGTGTGGGGCGACCATGTGTTCGTCGAAGAGCGCACGGTCGACGTGCACATCCGCCGCCTGCGCTGCGCACTGGAGCCGACCGCGCACGACCGCCTGATCCAGACCGTCCGGGGCAGCGGCTACCGGCTGTCGGCACAGCCGGACGAAGACACCGCCGTGCGATAA
- a CDS encoding DUF971 domain-containing protein, with the protein MAGLDPTTPLPTDIVLRTQSRVLEIAFDNGARYALPFEFLRVYSPSAEVRGHGAGQETLQTGKRNVLLQAVEPVGNYAVKLVFSDGHDSGLYSWDYLLMLGEQHDTLWQDYLDRLAAENASRDIDTTARPATGGSCGAGHKH; encoded by the coding sequence ATGGCTGGCCTCGATCCGACCACACCCCTGCCGACCGACATCGTCCTGCGCACCCAGTCCCGGGTGCTCGAGATCGCTTTCGACAACGGCGCACGCTACGCCCTGCCCTTCGAGTTCCTGCGGGTCTATTCGCCCTCCGCCGAGGTGCGCGGGCACGGCGCCGGGCAGGAAACGCTGCAGACCGGCAAACGCAACGTCCTGCTCCAGGCCGTTGAGCCGGTCGGCAACTACGCGGTCAAGCTGGTGTTCTCCGACGGCCACGACAGCGGCCTGTATTCCTGGGACTACCTGCTGATGCTGGGCGAACAGCACGACACGCTCTGGCAGGACTATCTGGACCGGCTGGCCGCCGAAAACGCCAGCCGCGACATCGACACCACCGCCCGGCCCGCCACCGGCGGCAGCTGCGGCGCGGGACACAAGCACTGA
- the ubiE gene encoding bifunctional demethylmenaquinone methyltransferase/2-methoxy-6-polyprenyl-1,4-benzoquinol methylase UbiE: protein MNDKTTHFGFESVAETDKAKRVAGVFSSVASRYDVMNDLMSFGLHRIWKAFTIQIAGVRPGHRVLDVAGGTADLSLAFAKRVGPTGQVWLTDINGAMLSHGRDRVIDRGHPLPVAQCDAEKLPFPDNYFNLVTVAFGLRNMTHKDQALAEMRRVLKPGGQLLVLEFSQVYKPLAPAYDLYSFKLLPWLGQKVAGDADSYRYLAESIRMHPPQEELKALMEQIGLEKVDYFNMTGGVVALHRGFKIH, encoded by the coding sequence ATGAACGACAAGACCACTCACTTCGGATTCGAATCGGTCGCCGAGACCGACAAAGCCAAACGCGTCGCCGGCGTCTTCTCCTCGGTGGCGAGCCGCTACGATGTCATGAACGACCTGATGTCCTTCGGTCTGCACCGCATCTGGAAGGCCTTCACCATCCAGATCGCCGGCGTACGACCGGGCCACCGGGTGCTCGATGTCGCCGGCGGCACGGCCGACCTCTCGCTGGCCTTCGCCAAGCGGGTCGGCCCCACCGGCCAGGTCTGGCTGACCGACATCAACGGCGCCATGCTCTCGCACGGCCGCGACCGTGTCATCGACCGCGGCCATCCGCTGCCGGTCGCCCAGTGCGACGCCGAAAAGCTGCCCTTCCCCGACAACTACTTCAACCTGGTCACCGTCGCCTTCGGTCTGCGCAACATGACCCACAAGGACCAGGCGCTGGCCGAGATGCGCCGCGTCCTCAAGCCCGGCGGCCAGTTGCTGGTGCTGGAGTTCTCCCAGGTCTACAAGCCGCTCGCGCCGGCCTACGATCTGTACTCCTTCAAGCTGCTGCCCTGGCTTGGTCAGAAGGTAGCCGGCGATGCCGACAGCTATCGCTACCTGGCCGAATCCATCCGCATGCACCCGCCCCAGGAAGAATTGAAGGCACTGATGGAACAGATCGGCCTCGAGAAGGTCGACTACTTCAACATGACCGGTGGCGTTGTCGCGCTGCACCGGGGCTTCAAGATCCACTGA